In Sphingobium sp. TKS, the following proteins share a genomic window:
- a CDS encoding HTH domain-containing protein — translation MTNIDNFNIIEASKSFKKKYGIDLLREEAKILILLEKHGGLSTKNLMSFLNISNRGFYLKIKSLTEEGKIYTEECKTDRRVKIIKIKN, via the coding sequence ATGACCAACATAGATAATTTCAATATAATTGAAGCTAGCAAAAGTTTTAAAAAAAAATACGGAATAGATCTCCTTAGGGAAGAGGCTAAAATTCTCATTCTTTTGGAAAAGCACGGCGGGCTTTCTACAAAAAATCTAATGAGTTTTCTAAATATATCAAACAGGGGGTTTTATTTAAAAATAAAATCCTTAACTGAAGAAGGGAAAATATATACTGAGGAATGCAAAACAGACAGAAGAGTTAAAATAATAAAGATAAAAAATTAA
- a CDS encoding replication initiator protein A, with the protein MGDNTNPDDRSPLLPDRYPQQDFFVCDVFDAAPKGDMASMEHPLFSISTKPDLTAREYRNGSTFVRVSPGELGLATVHDRDVLIYCISQLMAALNSGQPVNQVVRFKAYDLLVATNRGTDGRGYEQLRSAFKRLQGTQIETNILTGGTEALDIFSLIDRVRIMRETREGRMQEVEVRLSDWVFNAIRSNEVLTLNRQYFRLRKPLERRLYEIARKHCGWPGKAVKFGLDTLQRKCGSKSTDFEFRRLIKTIVDQDDAHGHFPDYALSFDNTRDQVTFTPRAGKALPQETLFPMISNQALEKARTVAPGYDVYALKGDYLAFWDDKGQQPLKNADAAFLGWCKKRHERNPLR; encoded by the coding sequence ATGGGTGATAACACGAATCCAGATGATCGCTCCCCTCTCCTACCGGATCGTTATCCTCAGCAGGACTTTTTCGTATGCGACGTTTTCGATGCCGCTCCCAAAGGGGACATGGCCTCGATGGAGCATCCCTTATTCAGCATCTCCACCAAGCCTGATCTGACCGCGCGGGAATATCGCAACGGCTCCACCTTCGTTCGCGTGTCTCCCGGCGAGCTGGGGCTGGCGACAGTTCACGACCGGGATGTGCTGATCTATTGCATCAGCCAGCTCATGGCGGCGCTAAACTCCGGACAGCCAGTCAACCAGGTCGTGCGCTTCAAGGCCTATGACCTATTGGTGGCGACCAATCGGGGAACTGATGGCCGGGGCTATGAGCAGCTACGCAGCGCCTTTAAACGCCTTCAGGGAACGCAAATTGAAACCAATATCCTGACTGGTGGGACTGAGGCGCTGGATATTTTCAGCCTGATCGATCGTGTGAGGATCATGCGCGAAACGCGAGAAGGCCGGATGCAAGAGGTCGAGGTGCGGCTATCGGATTGGGTGTTCAACGCGATCCGTTCCAATGAAGTGCTGACCCTGAACCGCCAATATTTTCGGCTACGGAAGCCGCTGGAAAGGCGGCTATACGAGATTGCCCGCAAGCATTGCGGGTGGCCGGGCAAAGCTGTCAAATTCGGTCTGGATACGCTGCAACGCAAATGCGGGTCCAAATCGACCGACTTTGAGTTTCGGCGTCTCATCAAGACAATTGTGGACCAGGACGATGCCCATGGTCATTTTCCGGACTATGCGCTGAGCTTTGACAACACCCGCGATCAGGTGACTTTCACGCCCCGCGCGGGAAAGGCCCTGCCCCAAGAAACGCTGTTCCCTATGATCTCCAACCAGGCCCTGGAAAAGGCCCGCACGGTCGCGCCAGGATATGATGTTTACGCGCTCAAGGGTGATTATCTCGCCTTCTGGGATGACAAGGGGCAGCAACCCCTCAAGAATGCGGATGCTGCCTTTCTAGGCTGGTGCAAAAAGCGACACGAACGTAATCCATTGCGCTAG
- a CDS encoding HEPN domain-containing protein produces MASAHQLLAGGDADGACNRAYYAMFDAAHAALRSANVAETASATKTHRGLIAAFGQHLVLGGHVASELGSSLNKVERLRLLADYTGDPVSDDDAVWAVGQADIFVAAIRDAFGIA; encoded by the coding sequence TTGGCAAGCGCGCATCAATTGCTTGCCGGTGGTGATGCTGATGGCGCTTGTAACCGCGCTTATTATGCCATGTTCGACGCCGCTCACGCGGCGCTCCGTTCTGCCAACGTCGCGGAAACCGCTTCCGCTACCAAAACCCATAGAGGATTGATTGCGGCCTTCGGTCAGCATCTTGTCCTTGGCGGACACGTCGCGTCAGAACTCGGCAGTTCGCTTAACAAGGTCGAGCGTCTCCGCCTGCTCGCTGATTACACGGGTGATCCTGTCAGCGACGATGACGCCGTATGGGCAGTCGGGCAGGCTGATATTTTCGTTGCGGCAATCCGCGATGCATTCGGCATCGCGTAG
- a CDS encoding IS6-like element IS6100 family transposase, giving the protein MTDFKWRHFQGDVILWAVRWYCRYPISYRDLEEMLAERGISVDHTTIYRWVQCYAPEMEKRLRWFWRRGFDPSWRLDETYVKVRGKWTYLYRAVDKRGDTIDFYLSPTRSAKAAKRFLGKALRGLKHWEKPATLNTDKAPSYGAAITELKREGKLDRETAHRQVKYLNNVIEADHGKLKILIKPVRGFKSIPTAYATIKGFEVMRALRKGQARPWCLQPGIRGEVRLVERAFGIGPSALTEAMGMLNHHFAAAA; this is encoded by the coding sequence ATGACGGATTTCAAGTGGCGCCATTTCCAGGGTGATGTGATCCTGTGGGCGGTGCGCTGGTATTGTCGCTATCCGATCAGCTATCGCGACCTTGAGGAAATGCTGGCGGAACGCGGCATTTCGGTCGACCATACGACGATCTATCGCTGGGTCCAGTGCTACGCCCCGGAGATGGAGAAGCGGCTGCGCTGGTTCTGGCGGCGTGGCTTTGATCCGAGCTGGCGCCTGGATGAAACCTACGTCAAGGTGCGGGGCAAGTGGACCTACCTGTACCGGGCAGTCGACAAGCGGGGCGACACGATCGATTTCTACCTGTCGCCGACCCGCAGCGCCAAGGCAGCGAAGCGGTTCCTGGGCAAGGCCCTGCGAGGCCTGAAGCACTGGGAAAAGCCTGCCACGCTCAATACCGACAAAGCGCCGAGCTATGGTGCAGCGATCACCGAATTGAAGCGCGAAGGAAAGCTGGACCGGGAGACGGCCCACCGGCAGGTGAAGTATCTCAATAACGTGATCGAGGCCGATCACGGAAAGCTCAAGATACTGATCAAGCCGGTGCGCGGTTTCAAATCGATCCCCACGGCCTATGCCACGATCAAGGGATTCGAAGTCATGCGAGCCCTGCGCAAAGGACAGGCTCGCCCCTGGTGCCTGCAGCCCGGCATCAGGGGCGAGGTGCGCCTTGTGGAGAGAGCTTTTGGCATTGGGCCCTCGGCGCTGACGGAGGCCATGGGCATGCTCAACCACCATTTCGCAGCAGCCGCCTGA
- a CDS encoding conjugal transfer protein TraD codes for MQRRERTRHLIELGGLVQKAGLVDLADDDRATLYGALLDCAARARGDDAGDVLALWKRRGKRAFDAEAVSPERLDNDG; via the coding sequence GTGCAACGCCGCGAACGAACCCGCCATCTCATAGAACTGGGCGGCCTCGTCCAGAAAGCCGGCCTGGTCGATCTCGCCGACGACGATCGCGCCACCCTCTACGGCGCTCTACTGGATTGCGCGGCCCGCGCCCGAGGCGATGATGCCGGCGACGTGCTGGCGCTCTGGAAGCGGCGCGGCAAGCGGGCGTTCGATGCGGAGGCGGTCTCGCCTGAGAGGTTGGACAATGACGGATGA
- a CDS encoding recombinase family protein produces MTIYGYARVSTDGQTLDAQRAALVAAGAAKVFHETASGIKSDRKELAKALKVLGAGDTLIVTRLDRLARSTRDLLNILDTVARAGALFRSLGDPWADTTTPHGRLMLTVLGGLAEFERELIVTRTGEGRARAVARGQHMGRPPMLTAHQRTEALRALADGSATQADLARRFNVSQSTISRLGNKLIPAKAQPPLDSDTERAARVFMSRISGRYAVDRAILFGSRARRTHNATSDADIAVVLKGEHGKRSTTAIDMAGIAFDVMLETGILVEALPLWGDEMENPEQFSNPALIRTIQREGVAL; encoded by the coding sequence ATGACCATTTATGGCTATGCCCGCGTCTCAACAGACGGCCAGACTCTCGATGCACAGCGAGCGGCACTTGTCGCCGCTGGGGCTGCGAAGGTGTTCCACGAAACCGCGAGTGGCATAAAGAGCGATCGCAAGGAGCTGGCGAAGGCGCTCAAGGTGCTGGGAGCAGGGGATACGCTGATCGTTACCCGTCTCGACCGACTGGCGCGCTCAACGCGCGATCTGCTCAACATTCTCGACACGGTGGCAAGGGCAGGGGCGTTGTTCCGCTCGCTCGGTGATCCGTGGGCCGATACCACAACCCCACATGGCCGCTTAATGCTGACGGTGCTGGGCGGGCTGGCCGAGTTTGAGCGCGAGCTGATCGTTACGCGGACAGGGGAGGGGCGCGCCCGCGCCGTGGCGCGCGGACAGCATATGGGACGCCCGCCAATGCTCACCGCCCATCAACGCACCGAAGCCCTGCGCGCGCTGGCCGATGGCAGCGCAACGCAAGCGGATCTCGCGCGCCGGTTCAACGTCAGCCAAAGCACCATATCCCGCCTTGGGAACAAGCTCATCCCCGCAAAGGCCCAACCACCATTGGATTCGGATACTGAGCGCGCAGCGCGGGTGTTCATGAGCCGCATATCAGGCCGCTACGCCGTTGATCGCGCCATTCTGTTCGGAAGCCGCGCCCGTCGCACACACAACGCGACAAGTGACGCTGATATTGCCGTGGTGCTGAAAGGCGAACACGGCAAACGGTCAACCACGGCAATCGACATGGCGGGCATCGCGTTCGACGTAATGCTGGAAACCGGAATCCTGGTCGAAGCCCTGCCGCTGTGGGGCGACGAAATGGAAAACCCTGAACAATTCAGCAATCCCGCCCTGATCCGCACGATCCAGCGTGAAGGGGTAGCCCTGTGA
- a CDS encoding ribbon-helix-helix domain-containing protein, with amino-acid sequence MARKSLLSAAIERPQAEANENTIPQPVADAVRAEAKRPNSNAGKYHLGGYFDQDDPTAEAFRVLAAKTRRKQQDLLGEAISDLVAKYDARAKFGS; translated from the coding sequence ATGGCTAGAAAATCCCTATTATCCGCCGCTATCGAGCGGCCGCAGGCCGAGGCTAACGAAAACACTATCCCGCAGCCTGTGGCAGATGCTGTACGGGCAGAGGCCAAGCGACCTAACAGTAACGCAGGCAAGTATCACTTGGGCGGCTATTTCGATCAGGATGATCCGACCGCTGAAGCCTTCCGCGTATTGGCTGCAAAGACCCGCCGCAAACAACAAGACTTATTGGGGGAGGCAATCAGCGACCTTGTGGCGAAGTATGATGCGCGAGCTAAATTCGGGTCATGA
- the traA gene encoding Ti-type conjugative transfer relaxase TraA has translation MAIYHFSAKVISRANGSSAVASAAYRSASELHDDRLGRIQDFSNKAGVVHSEIMLPEGAPERLNDRATLWNEVEAGEKRKDAQLAREVEFSIPREMNQAQGVELARDFVNKQFVERGMVADLNVHWDMGKDGQPKPHAHVMLSMREVGPEGFGQKVREWNSAELLKGWREAWADHVNERLASLDIDARIDHRTLAAQGIELEPQHKIGPAASRMPEQGLEAERVEDHARIARANGEKIIAEPGIALDAITRQQATFTTRDLAMFVHRHSDGKDQFDSAMSAVKASPELVGLGQDGKGQERFTSREMIAVEQRLERAADRLAERGGHGLPAAAVRGVAATGSDSLVLGTQQEAALAHITSRNDLSIVVGYAGTGKSAMLGVARDEWERAGYTVRGAALSGIAAEGLEGGSGIASRTIASLEYQWGQGREQLGPRDVLVIDEAGMIGTRQMERVLGEAERAGAKVVLVGDAEQLQAIEAGAAFRALAERHGAAEISEIRRQHEDWQKDATRALATGRTGEAIHAYERHGMVEAADTREQARAELVDGWDAQRLADPDKSRIILTHTNAEVRDLNLAARARLRDSAALGPDVEVKAERGAREFASGDRIMFLKNERGLGVKNGTLGKVERVTPEHMAVRLDDGRSVAFDLKDYAHVDHGYAATIHKSQGVTVDRAHVLATPGMDRHSAYVGLSRHRDGVQLH, from the coding sequence ATGGCGATCTACCATTTCTCAGCCAAGGTCATCAGCCGCGCCAATGGATCGAGCGCGGTTGCATCGGCCGCCTATCGTTCGGCGTCCGAGCTGCACGATGACCGACTCGGGCGTATCCAAGATTTCTCGAACAAGGCCGGTGTCGTCCATTCGGAAATCATGCTGCCCGAGGGTGCGCCGGAGCGTTTAAACGATCGCGCGACCTTGTGGAACGAGGTCGAGGCCGGCGAGAAACGCAAGGACGCGCAGCTTGCCCGCGAGGTTGAGTTTTCAATTCCGCGCGAAATGAATCAGGCGCAGGGCGTCGAGCTGGCGCGCGATTTCGTGAACAAGCAGTTCGTCGAACGCGGCATGGTCGCGGACCTCAATGTGCATTGGGACATGGGCAAGGACGGCCAGCCCAAGCCGCACGCGCACGTCATGCTGTCGATGCGCGAGGTAGGGCCGGAGGGGTTCGGCCAGAAGGTGCGCGAGTGGAACAGCGCCGAGCTTTTGAAAGGGTGGCGCGAGGCATGGGCCGATCATGTCAACGAACGGCTTGCGTCGCTCGATATTGATGCGCGGATCGACCATCGCACATTAGCGGCGCAGGGGATCGAGCTTGAGCCGCAGCACAAGATCGGGCCGGCAGCATCGCGGATGCCCGAACAGGGGCTTGAGGCCGAGCGGGTCGAGGACCATGCCCGGATCGCGCGCGCGAATGGCGAGAAGATCATTGCCGAGCCGGGGATCGCATTGGACGCGATCACGCGGCAACAGGCGACGTTCACCACCCGCGACCTGGCGATGTTCGTCCATCGGCACAGCGACGGCAAGGACCAGTTCGATTCCGCTATGAGCGCGGTGAAGGCGTCGCCCGAGCTGGTGGGGCTGGGGCAGGACGGGAAAGGGCAGGAGCGGTTCACCTCGCGCGAGATGATCGCGGTCGAGCAGCGGCTTGAGCGGGCCGCTGACAGGCTTGCAGAGCGGGGAGGGCATGGTCTCCCGGCAGCGGCCGTTAGGGGGGTGGCCGCTACCGGGAGTGATAGCCTGGTGCTGGGAACCCAGCAGGAAGCCGCGTTGGCGCATATCACCAGCCGGAACGATCTTTCAATCGTGGTCGGCTATGCCGGCACCGGCAAGTCGGCCATGCTGGGCGTGGCGCGCGACGAATGGGAGCGCGCCGGCTACACGGTGCGCGGTGCCGCCCTGTCGGGGATCGCGGCCGAGGGGCTGGAAGGCGGATCGGGCATCGCCTCGCGCACGATCGCCAGCCTCGAATATCAGTGGGGGCAGGGCCGCGAGCAGCTCGGGCCGCGCGACGTGCTGGTGATCGACGAGGCCGGGATGATCGGCACGCGCCAGATGGAGCGCGTGCTTGGCGAAGCCGAACGGGCCGGGGCCAAGGTCGTGCTTGTCGGCGATGCCGAGCAGTTGCAGGCGATCGAGGCGGGTGCCGCGTTCCGGGCGCTGGCCGAGCGGCACGGTGCCGCCGAGATCAGCGAGATACGCCGACAGCATGAGGATTGGCAGAAGGACGCCACGCGGGCGCTGGCGACCGGCAGGACCGGCGAGGCGATCCATGCCTATGAGCGTCATGGGATGGTCGAGGCGGCCGACACGCGCGAGCAGGCGCGTGCCGAGCTGGTGGACGGTTGGGACGCGCAGCGCCTTGCCGATCCGGACAAGAGCCGGATCATCCTCACCCACACCAATGCCGAGGTTCGCGATTTGAACCTGGCCGCGCGCGCACGCTTGCGTGACTCGGCTGCGCTTGGTCCCGACGTGGAGGTGAAGGCCGAGCGGGGCGCGCGGGAGTTCGCCAGCGGCGACCGCATCATGTTCCTCAAGAACGAGCGCGGGCTTGGGGTGAAGAACGGCACGCTGGGTAAGGTCGAGCGGGTTACGCCAGAGCATATGGCGGTCCGGCTCGACGACGGTCGATCGGTCGCGTTCGACCTGAAAGACTATGCCCATGTCGATCATGGCTATGCGGCGACCATCCATAAATCGCAGGGCGTGACGGTCGATCGGGCGCACGTCCTCGCCACCCCCGGCATGGACCGCCATTCGGCTTATGTCGGCTTGTCGCGACACCGTGACGGGGTGCAGCTCCATTAG
- a CDS encoding AMP-binding protein: MRKDVSGWITRLNDAMIDNYTASGAWRNESIADIAARLVIEKPDMLAFIEGDRSLYLGNLVTKARKIAAVLATRGLVPGDVVSFQLPNWLETAVINLACCIGGFVCNPIIPIYREAEVGYILRDGRAKILFVPTSFRGFDYVNMARALQAGLPDLATIVTVRGEAEGCLGYEELLASNAPDVASGHPDPNAVKLLLYTSGTTSHPKGVLHSHNSLMAELLAARDYWGLGASDVVLMPSPVTHITGYLYALEMGFVTGCAAVLMERWDASEAVELIKRHGVTMSVGATPFLRELTDTVVSAGALLPTMRLFICGGAPVAPELVRRAAQAIPGCAISRAFGSSEAPTVTLGVRGVEELELGATTDGRIVNNEVRIIDEATGALLGEGAEGEILVRGPEVMLGYTDQALTDDAFDQDGFFRTGDLGRIEFGDFLAVSGRKKDVIVRGGENISPQEIEDALHRYPAITDVAVVAMPHGRLGEGVCAYVIADAPVSVADIGSFLGEQGLARQKWPERVEMVDAFPRTASGKVQKNILRDRLVAQAQPTEASL, from the coding sequence GTGCGAAAGGACGTGAGCGGTTGGATCACCCGTCTGAACGACGCGATGATCGACAACTACACAGCTTCAGGCGCATGGCGGAATGAGTCGATCGCCGATATCGCTGCGCGTCTGGTGATCGAAAAGCCTGACATGCTCGCATTTATTGAGGGCGATCGCTCGCTTTATCTGGGTAATCTTGTTACCAAGGCAAGAAAGATTGCTGCGGTACTTGCCACGCGTGGCCTAGTTCCGGGCGATGTGGTAAGCTTCCAGCTTCCCAACTGGCTCGAAACCGCGGTAATCAACCTGGCTTGTTGTATCGGCGGCTTTGTCTGCAATCCCATCATCCCAATCTATCGCGAGGCGGAGGTCGGCTACATCCTGCGCGACGGCCGTGCTAAGATTCTGTTCGTGCCGACGAGCTTCCGTGGCTTCGATTATGTCAATATGGCGCGCGCGCTTCAGGCGGGCCTTCCCGATCTTGCCACCATCGTTACCGTCCGGGGTGAGGCGGAGGGCTGTCTTGGTTATGAGGAGCTTCTCGCTTCAAACGCGCCTGACGTGGCAAGCGGCCATCCCGATCCCAATGCCGTCAAGCTGCTGCTCTATACATCGGGCACGACAAGCCATCCCAAGGGCGTTCTGCACAGCCACAATAGCTTAATGGCCGAGCTCCTTGCCGCTCGGGACTATTGGGGCCTTGGTGCGAGCGATGTGGTGCTGATGCCCTCGCCGGTTACGCATATAACCGGCTATCTTTACGCGCTCGAAATGGGTTTCGTCACCGGCTGTGCCGCGGTGTTGATGGAGCGATGGGACGCCTCTGAGGCGGTCGAGCTGATCAAGCGGCACGGCGTAACGATGAGCGTTGGCGCAACTCCCTTCCTCAGGGAACTTACGGATACGGTCGTGTCGGCCGGGGCTCTGCTCCCCACGATGCGTTTGTTTATCTGCGGCGGGGCGCCGGTTGCGCCGGAACTTGTGCGCCGGGCGGCGCAGGCGATCCCGGGGTGCGCCATATCGCGCGCCTTCGGAAGCAGCGAGGCGCCAACGGTCACGCTGGGTGTCCGGGGCGTCGAAGAGCTTGAGCTTGGCGCGACCACGGACGGGCGCATCGTCAACAATGAAGTGCGGATCATCGACGAAGCGACGGGAGCGTTGCTGGGCGAGGGGGCGGAAGGAGAGATCCTTGTTCGCGGCCCGGAGGTGATGCTGGGCTATACCGATCAAGCGCTGACGGACGATGCGTTCGATCAGGACGGCTTCTTCCGCACGGGTGATCTCGGACGGATCGAATTTGGCGATTTCCTGGCGGTGAGCGGCCGTAAAAAGGATGTTATCGTGCGCGGGGGCGAGAATATCAGCCCTCAGGAAATCGAAGATGCGCTGCATCGCTATCCTGCAATCACCGACGTCGCAGTGGTGGCGATGCCGCATGGAAGGCTGGGTGAAGGGGTCTGCGCCTATGTGATTGCGGATGCGCCCGTTTCCGTCGCCGACATTGGCAGCTTCCTCGGGGAGCAAGGGCTAGCGCGACAGAAATGGCCGGAGCGCGTGGAGATGGTCGACGCGTTTCCGCGCACGGCTTCGGGCAAAGTCCAGAAGAATATCCTGCGTGATCGCCTGGTTGCGCAGGCTCAGCCCACGGAGGCGTCCTTATGA
- a CDS encoding TetR/AcrR family transcriptional regulator — protein sequence MKEGNEVTTPRKKTQTDTPRLPRAERERLIVEGAVQFFAEVGFGGDTRELAKRLNITHPLLFRYFASKNALIERVYQEVFIGRWNPYWEIVISNRNVPLRERLVNVYQALAQTVLNYDWVRLFMFAGLKGSDINGRWYSFMQEHLVRPVCAEFRHDLGLPTIEEMPLTQNESELVLGVNSRIFYLGVRKFIYGVDTPENVDAWVEMEIILFLDGVVNIYPGLVAPPQRRVRKPRLARATKKRPSPLDVASIG from the coding sequence ATGAAAGAAGGGAATGAGGTGACGACCCCGCGTAAGAAAACGCAGACCGACACTCCGCGGTTGCCGCGCGCCGAACGCGAGCGGCTTATCGTGGAAGGCGCCGTGCAATTCTTCGCGGAAGTAGGGTTTGGTGGTGACACACGCGAGCTAGCGAAGCGGCTGAACATCACGCACCCTTTGTTATTTCGCTATTTTGCCAGCAAGAACGCACTGATTGAACGCGTGTATCAGGAAGTATTCATCGGCCGGTGGAATCCATACTGGGAAATTGTAATCAGCAACCGCAATGTTCCGTTGCGAGAGCGGCTGGTAAATGTATACCAGGCGCTCGCCCAGACAGTGCTTAATTATGACTGGGTCCGCCTATTCATGTTCGCAGGTCTTAAGGGATCCGACATAAACGGTCGCTGGTATTCTTTCATGCAAGAACATCTCGTCAGGCCGGTTTGCGCCGAATTTCGTCACGATCTTGGCCTGCCTACGATTGAAGAGATGCCTCTCACACAGAACGAATCCGAACTCGTGCTTGGCGTCAATTCGCGCATCTTTTATCTCGGCGTCCGGAAATTCATATATGGGGTCGACACGCCTGAAAACGTCGATGCCTGGGTAGAGATGGAAATTATTCTGTTTCTGGATGGGGTCGTCAACATTTATCCCGGGCTGGTGGCTCCTCCCCAGCGCCGCGTCCGCAAGCCACGACTGGCCAGGGCCACCAAAAAAAGGCCTTCTCCCCTTGATGTAGCGTCGATAGGCTGA
- a CDS encoding conjugal transfer protein TraD: MRKTRDYDAELKALGDKARALKVKKVQQLGELVTSTGADALDLDTLAGALLAAVESASTEEKEAWRAKGSAFFQRRGKKARG, translated from the coding sequence ATGCGCAAAACGCGCGACTATGACGCGGAGCTGAAAGCCCTTGGCGACAAGGCCAGGGCGTTGAAGGTGAAGAAGGTCCAGCAGCTTGGCGAGCTTGTCACGTCCACCGGAGCCGATGCGCTCGATCTCGATACGCTGGCGGGCGCACTGCTTGCCGCTGTGGAATCGGCCAGCACGGAAGAAAAGGAGGCGTGGCGCGCGAAAGGTTCCGCCTTCTTTCAGCGGCGCGGGAAGAAAGCTCGCGGATAA
- a CDS encoding ParA family protein, with amino-acid sequence MKIITIAAQKGGAGKTTLAVNLAVAAQAGGIKTALIDLDPQESATAWSERRTAELPHVEPLSARRLSPWINAAEAEGFALAIIDTPPAAGAEAAEAVQRSDMVLIPCRPSLIDLEAIKRTAQLITATGKQAFVVLNGAPPTATALLDDARTLAEATGLQVARAVIRERSSFRAAWPYGLGVIEHEPEGKAALEIAALRDFIFEYLQIIKPSHVKTKGKAAHG; translated from the coding sequence ATGAAAATTATCACGATTGCAGCGCAGAAAGGCGGTGCAGGAAAAACAACCCTGGCCGTTAATCTAGCTGTTGCCGCCCAGGCCGGAGGGATCAAAACTGCTCTGATCGACCTCGATCCGCAGGAAAGCGCAACCGCGTGGAGCGAGAGGCGAACAGCTGAACTGCCCCACGTCGAACCATTAAGCGCCCGTAGATTATCTCCCTGGATCAATGCAGCTGAAGCCGAAGGCTTTGCGCTGGCGATCATCGACACACCGCCTGCGGCAGGCGCAGAAGCAGCAGAGGCCGTGCAGCGTTCGGATATGGTTTTGATACCATGCCGACCTTCCCTGATCGACCTAGAGGCAATCAAACGCACCGCGCAGCTTATCACAGCGACCGGCAAGCAGGCCTTCGTCGTCCTGAATGGCGCACCGCCAACCGCCACTGCCTTGTTAGACGATGCTCGCACGTTGGCCGAGGCAACCGGCTTACAGGTTGCCCGCGCGGTAATCCGTGAGCGTAGTAGCTTTCGAGCTGCGTGGCCGTATGGCCTAGGCGTGATTGAGCATGAGCCGGAAGGGAAGGCCGCATTAGAGATTGCAGCTTTGCGAGATTTCATATTTGAATATTTGCAAATTATCAAACCGTCACATGTGAAGACGAAAGGTAAGGCTGCACATGGCTAG
- a CDS encoding recombinase family protein — protein MARIGYARVSTTDQDLDIQIGRLKNAGCEIIRSETGSGASRSGRTELETIMQFMHTGDELVVLRLDRLGRSTRDVLNLVHELDEKGASLRILEPEVTTAGDMGRMVITILGMVADMELKFIKDRQRAGIEAARAEGVYKGRKKNVDDDEIRRRLAAGASKARVARDLKVSRMTVYRALDIIPSQTKLPEKPPTASIALHLIIENFNKRGRGRKPARERIEAMLERDYAMVKNGNCDYKLTVAYDPDPDGISLDEEIQSLLSEMFNIAESYNCSMEADIYEVGGQQRSW, from the coding sequence TTGGCTCGTATCGGATATGCCCGCGTCAGCACCACGGACCAGGATCTGGATATCCAGATTGGCCGCCTCAAGAATGCAGGTTGCGAAATTATCCGTTCCGAGACCGGATCGGGGGCCTCGCGGAGCGGGCGCACGGAACTGGAAACGATCATGCAGTTTATGCACACCGGCGACGAGCTGGTCGTGCTGCGGCTCGACCGGCTCGGCCGCTCCACGCGCGATGTCCTGAACCTGGTGCATGAGCTTGATGAAAAGGGAGCTTCGCTGCGCATCCTTGAGCCAGAGGTGACGACGGCGGGCGACATGGGGCGAATGGTCATCACCATACTCGGCATGGTCGCCGATATGGAGCTGAAGTTCATCAAGGATCGTCAGCGCGCCGGGATCGAAGCGGCGCGCGCCGAAGGCGTTTACAAAGGCCGGAAGAAGAACGTCGATGACGATGAAATCCGCCGTCGCCTTGCCGCCGGCGCCAGCAAGGCCCGCGTTGCCCGCGACCTGAAGGTCTCACGAATGACCGTCTATCGGGCGCTCGACATTATTCCGTCACAGACCAAACTGCCGGAAAAGCCGCCCACTGCCAGCATCGCCCTGCATCTGATTATCGAGAACTTCAACAAGCGTGGAAGAGGTAGAAAACCCGCTCGGGAGCGGATTGAGGCGATGCTGGAACGCGACTACGCCATGGTAAAAAACGGCAATTGTGATTACAAACTGACCGTCGCCTATGACCCCGATCCGGATGGCATTTCCCTTGATGAGGAAATCCAAAGCCTCCTCTCCGAGATGTTCAACATCGCAGAGAGCTACAATTGCTCCATGGAAGCCGATATCTACGAGGTCGGTGGTCAGCAACGGTCCTGGTAG